The Xenorhabdus doucetiae genome has a window encoding:
- a CDS encoding RHS repeat-associated core domain-containing protein, protein MSESIIVTPDSADVRAEKYCKEFNLRTQVEAEQALNNVDTLYRQSSRFYGDYGADPELDVYYNQLDADFAAQDFKKTAQHAVEKFKNGEFPKPEWDEEEKKEEDTHPKPNDALPVKARDDSPTGSGNTPGKVVVQAAPAAKPPEEANAAVTAETAQEKGWLDQAGEWWDETKKDVTKWGEEAGEKLSAAWDNPGKAAIGAGKEAWNTLPDMGELAIRVGTGLPSAVMSDTGNLLKWMGADAIGDTALAAADKWNKEVVDKVVEFSHVDAARFDITDKAEQGGALGFNIASLATGVGGLLKQGAKTVAKKVKPPSGGKVKGQSGDTPEAKPAKEPPKDDATPSNNKDGNDNGLCSKAGDPVDMATGDFLQVWPVLAIPGLLPISLNRTYRSTANLSGLFGPKWADDWSVQLVMGQGEVHYTHTDGVVYDFATPANRVLSRNRHLPHCLLTGELTGELCLTDRRTQLAYHFSVISGTTRKLSAITDRRQNRIDFIYDKQSQLTEVVRNDGLFLSLHYRDGRLHTINMQESREGQPAGQRLLTCQYDPQGYLSECDAFQHNHLWHEYDTQGRMIRWHDTDQTDLTITYDERGRVLSTTSPSGYWCDRFHYDDNARITTYLDGEGGETRYHYDPNGLVIREVDPLGRITRRQWRGSLLMWESNPAGQMTTFGYNPDGALTEVKLPTGDTFAYGYDEHGQLTESVLPTGERWQWHYDEQGNLTAVTNPLGHKEAYQYGTHGELRQRLLPDGRAWHYAYDEHQRLAAVMTPDGETTGLELDALGRLRRFTDALKQETRYQYSPDHASLSNGSLSEITLADGVTQTLAYDSERRVVAVTDGEGRTTRYTYGAFDLLTTVTRPDSTTLQFGYDKLTRLSTVTASTGEVYRYERDAAGQIIRETDFTGRTLEYQYDKLGRRVLTQYPDGQQQRWHYNARGQLIRQEGWQPVEGELKLTATTRYEYNARQQLIRAANADAVVEFEYDKATGLPTCERINGREIRRTWDTLTGQPLSEQLDDNTLHFGYNPLAQLNHFQLNQHAPLTFRHDALGRETVRESANGFILASRYTATGLLAHQSAGQATSFFRETLAQNDPHFPPQASAVNRSWQYDRAHNVRVIDDSRWGQTRYRYNANDQILHTLFEGTRPQEEQFGYDANGNLSQHLPVDAYGAMEQITQRQNAGRVVRQGDIRYRYDNNGRLVEKTEQRDGFRPQTWRYRWDTQNQLTHCETPDGSRWHYRYDAFGRRIRKLKVHDGKLTATNLQRWLNGRPDLTPRATEIYGHDYLWSGDQLVEETPVYADGSLALDSRVRWLYEPGALTPSARVEKGKLHYIVSDHQGTVREMLNEQGVLVWAQRLKTWGKAEKSQVIASNNPDYHVGCNFRFLGQFEDQESGLYYNRFRYYNPETAQYISADPLNLAGGFNPYGYVYNPVGWVDPWGLAGEDCGKIKYGELDELGRPTGVHATLDKGHINTGTHANPNIQPPGFITGKGSNRARGHLLGRQLGGSGDDVRNLVTLQQRPANTPFMSGIEGRIRKALEQGQVVEMSSVPIYKGPSRIPAGITMKAEGSGGFYEYVTVLNPPGM, encoded by the coding sequence ATGTCAGAATCGATAATAGTCACACCGGACAGCGCCGATGTGCGGGCCGAGAAATATTGCAAAGAATTTAACCTCCGCACGCAGGTTGAGGCGGAGCAAGCGTTAAACAATGTGGATACGTTATACCGGCAAAGTTCCCGCTTTTACGGCGATTACGGTGCCGACCCGGAATTGGACGTTTACTATAATCAGCTGGATGCGGATTTTGCCGCGCAGGATTTTAAGAAAACCGCGCAACATGCCGTTGAAAAATTCAAAAATGGTGAGTTTCCCAAGCCGGAGTGGGACGAGGAAGAGAAAAAAGAAGAAGACACGCATCCCAAACCCAATGACGCCCTGCCCGTCAAAGCCCGCGATGACAGCCCGACGGGCAGCGGGAATACCCCGGGTAAAGTGGTCGTCCAGGCCGCGCCGGCCGCGAAGCCGCCGGAGGAGGCCAATGCGGCGGTGACCGCAGAAACGGCGCAGGAGAAAGGCTGGCTGGATCAGGCGGGAGAATGGTGGGATGAGACCAAAAAAGATGTGACAAAATGGGGGGAAGAAGCCGGAGAAAAACTGAGTGCGGCCTGGGATAATCCGGGTAAGGCCGCCATCGGTGCCGGCAAAGAGGCGTGGAATACCCTGCCCGACATGGGTGAACTGGCCATCCGGGTGGGGACGGGACTGCCTTCTGCGGTGATGAGCGACACCGGTAATCTCTTGAAATGGATGGGGGCTGACGCGATAGGGGATACCGCCCTTGCTGCGGCTGATAAATGGAATAAAGAAGTCGTTGATAAGGTCGTCGAATTCAGCCATGTGGATGCCGCCCGGTTTGATATCACGGATAAGGCGGAACAAGGGGGAGCGCTGGGTTTTAATATCGCCAGCCTGGCAACGGGGGTAGGCGGGCTGCTCAAGCAGGGGGCGAAAACGGTAGCTAAAAAGGTCAAACCTCCTTCCGGCGGCAAAGTCAAAGGCCAGTCTGGCGACACCCCGGAAGCCAAACCCGCCAAAGAACCACCCAAGGATGATGCTACGCCGTCCAATAACAAAGACGGCAACGACAACGGGCTGTGCAGCAAAGCGGGTGATCCGGTTGACATGGCCACCGGCGACTTCCTGCAAGTCTGGCCGGTGCTGGCGATACCGGGACTGTTGCCGATAAGCCTTAACCGGACCTACCGCTCCACCGCGAACCTGAGTGGCCTGTTCGGCCCCAAATGGGCGGATGACTGGTCAGTGCAGTTGGTGATGGGGCAGGGGGAAGTGCACTATACCCATACTGATGGCGTGGTTTACGACTTTGCCACCCCGGCCAACCGGGTCTTGTCCCGTAACCGCCACCTGCCCCACTGCCTGCTGACGGGGGAACTCACCGGCGAACTGTGCCTGACTGACCGCCGTACCCAGCTGGCCTACCATTTCAGCGTGATTTCAGGGACCACACGGAAACTGTCCGCCATCACGGATCGGCGGCAGAACCGGATTGATTTTATCTATGATAAACAGTCGCAACTGACGGAAGTCGTTCGCAATGACGGCCTGTTCTTAAGCCTGCATTACCGGGACGGCCGGCTTCATACGATTAATATGCAAGAGAGCCGCGAAGGCCAGCCTGCCGGACAACGCCTGCTGACCTGCCAGTATGACCCACAGGGCTACCTGAGCGAGTGTGATGCTTTCCAGCATAACCACCTGTGGCATGAATATGACACACAGGGGCGCATGATCCGCTGGCATGATACCGACCAGACTGACCTGACGATAACCTATGACGAACGCGGCCGGGTACTCAGTACCACCTCCCCCAGTGGCTACTGGTGTGACCGTTTCCATTACGATGACAACGCCCGTATTACCACCTATCTGGATGGCGAAGGGGGTGAAACCCGCTACCACTACGACCCGAACGGGCTGGTGATACGGGAAGTGGACCCGCTGGGGCGCATCACCCGCCGCCAGTGGCGGGGCAGTCTGCTGATGTGGGAAAGTAATCCGGCCGGGCAGATGACCACTTTCGGTTACAACCCTGACGGGGCGCTGACCGAAGTCAAACTGCCGACGGGTGACACCTTTGCTTACGGCTATGACGAACACGGGCAACTCACCGAAAGTGTCCTGCCAACGGGTGAACGCTGGCAATGGCATTATGATGAACAGGGCAACCTGACGGCAGTGACTAACCCGTTGGGACACAAAGAAGCCTACCAATACGGCACGCACGGCGAGCTGCGCCAGCGTTTGCTGCCGGACGGCCGGGCGTGGCACTACGCCTATGATGAACACCAGCGCCTCGCCGCCGTGATGACGCCGGACGGCGAAACCACCGGGCTGGAGCTGGATGCACTGGGCCGCCTGCGCCGTTTTACCGATGCGCTGAAACAGGAGACCCGCTACCAATACAGCCCCGACCATGCCAGCCTCAGCAACGGCAGCCTGAGCGAAATCACCCTCGCCGACGGCGTCACGCAAACACTGGCCTACGACAGCGAGCGGCGGGTGGTGGCGGTCACGGACGGCGAAGGGCGCACCACCCGCTACACTTACGGCGCGTTTGACCTGCTGACCACCGTCACTCGTCCCGACAGTACCACCCTGCAATTTGGCTATGACAAGCTCACCCGGCTGAGTACCGTCACCGCCTCCACCGGGGAGGTCTACCGCTATGAGCGGGATGCGGCGGGTCAGATTATTCGCGAGACCGATTTTACCGGGCGTACCCTTGAATACCAGTACGATAAGCTGGGACGCCGTGTACTGACCCAATACCCTGACGGGCAGCAACAGCGCTGGCATTACAATGCGCGCGGCCAGCTTATCCGCCAAGAGGGCTGGCAGCCGGTGGAGGGGGAACTTAAGCTCACCGCAACCACCCGCTACGAATACAATGCCCGCCAGCAGCTTATCAGGGCGGCCAATGCCGATGCGGTGGTCGAATTTGAGTATGACAAGGCCACTGGCCTGCCGACCTGTGAGCGTATCAACGGGCGGGAAATCCGCCGGACCTGGGATACGCTGACGGGGCAGCCATTAAGCGAGCAACTGGATGACAACACGCTGCATTTTGGCTACAACCCGCTGGCGCAACTGAACCACTTCCAGCTTAACCAACATGCGCCGCTGACTTTCCGGCACGATGCCTTAGGCAGGGAAACAGTACGCGAAAGTGCTAACGGCTTTATCCTTGCCAGCCGCTACACCGCAACTGGCTTGCTGGCGCACCAGTCGGCGGGGCAGGCCACCTCCTTTTTCAGGGAAACGCTGGCACAAAATGACCCGCATTTTCCGCCGCAGGCCTCGGCGGTCAACCGCAGCTGGCAATACGACCGTGCCCATAATGTGCGGGTGATTGACGACAGCCGCTGGGGACAGACGCGCTACCGTTACAATGCTAACGACCAGATTTTGCATACCCTGTTCGAGGGCACGCGCCCGCAGGAAGAGCAGTTTGGCTACGATGCCAACGGCAACCTGAGCCAGCACTTGCCGGTCGATGCCTATGGCGCGATGGAACAAATAACCCAACGCCAGAACGCCGGGCGGGTGGTGCGGCAAGGCGATATCCGCTATCGCTATGATAACAATGGCCGTCTGGTGGAAAAAACCGAGCAGCGGGATGGCTTCCGCCCACAAACCTGGCGCTACCGCTGGGATACGCAAAACCAGCTGACCCACTGTGAAACGCCGGACGGCTCACGCTGGCATTATCGCTACGATGCTTTTGGGCGAAGGATCCGGAAACTCAAGGTTCACGACGGAAAACTCACCGCCACCAACCTGCAAAGGTGGCTAAATGGCCGGCCGGACCTGACGCCAAGGGCGACGGAAATTTACGGACACGACTACCTGTGGAGCGGTGACCAGCTGGTTGAGGAAACGCCGGTTTATGCCGATGGCTCGCTGGCACTGGACAGCCGCGTGCGCTGGCTGTACGAGCCGGGGGCGCTCACGCCCTCCGCGCGCGTTGAAAAAGGCAAGTTACACTATATTGTCAGCGACCATCAGGGCACCGTGCGAGAAATGTTGAATGAGCAGGGCGTACTGGTCTGGGCGCAGCGGCTGAAGACGTGGGGAAAAGCCGAGAAATCGCAGGTCATTGCGTCGAATAACCCGGATTATCACGTTGGGTGCAATTTCAGGTTTTTAGGTCAATTTGAAGACCAAGAGAGCGGGTTGTATTATAACCGTTTTCGTTACTATAATCCGGAAACGGCGCAGTACATCTCGGCAGATCCGCTGAACTTGGCAGGCGGTTTTAATCCTTATGGGTATGTGTATAATCCGGTAGGTTGGGTTGATCCTTGGGGATTGGCGGGTGAAGATTGTGGAAAAATTAAATATGGTGAATTAGATGAGCTAGGTCGACCAACCGGAGTTCATGCAACTTTAGATAAAGGCCATATTAACACTGGTACACATGCTAACCCGAACATACAACCTCCGGGATTTATTACAGGGAAAGGTTCTAATCGCGCTAGGGGACATTTACTCGGAAGACAATTAGGGGGTTCTGGTGATGATGTTAGGAACTTAGTCACCCTTCAACAACGACCTGCTAATACTCCTTTCATGAGTGGAATCGAGGGTAGAATAAGAAAAGCCTTAGAACAAGGACAAGTTGTCGAAATGAGTTCTGTTCCTATTTATAAGGGCCCTTCCAGAATACCGGCTGGTATTACAATGAAAGCTGAAGGTTCAGGTGGATTCTATGAGTATGTAACTGTTCTTAACCCTCCAGGAATGTAA
- a CDS encoding DUF4150 domain-containing protein: MADNYIARTAGEWLIVGMLPDVCKTPMGSSTPPIPYPVMAKLAGSDAPVKSVRANGQPVVVFAQSVVPQTIGDQPGVANGVKSGTVGGKCHPKTHTQTVRAGNKLLLRHGDEFWMNGA, translated from the coding sequence ATGGCTGATAATTATATCGCCCGCACCGCGGGTGAATGGCTGATCGTCGGCATGTTGCCTGATGTGTGCAAAACCCCGATGGGATCGTCCACCCCGCCGATCCCCTATCCGGTGATGGCAAAACTGGCGGGCAGTGATGCGCCGGTGAAATCCGTGCGCGCCAATGGCCAGCCAGTGGTGGTGTTCGCCCAGAGCGTTGTACCGCAGACGATTGGCGACCAGCCCGGTGTGGCCAACGGGGTGAAAAGCGGCACCGTGGGCGGCAAATGTCACCCGAAGACGCATACCCAAACGGTGCGGGCGGGCAACAAGCTGCTGTTGCGCCACGGGGATGAATTTTGGATGAACGGGGCATAA
- a CDS encoding type VI secretion system Vgr family protein → MSIKKIKKNTDKLKKGQALVRQGQGAIQTAKQVAGKLAGTGGAAGVGGLIPGGGLTGGAGLAAGQSGAAKALQQVSQLLGLSAPSGLQFTLTAGSLPPQTFVVTDFALTEGFSRPFSLQVGLASADPAIDFPAVLDRAVTLTILQDGVEQRSLTGMVARFEQGNTGLHQTTYQMTIYPDLWRTTLRRNSRIFQQQDIAAIITTILKEHGIRDVVFSLRHPHPAREFCVQYQESDFAFLQRLTAEEGIFYFFECGNGRNTLVFADDAGSVPPGLILPYQPGDVSTTGEPSVTSLTSSAQVRPAKVELKDYTFKNPAWPAEFSQQMKDEQLQESYYEHYDYPGRFKDEAHGKAFTRYRLEALRNDAVTGQGRGHAIAVQPGKLFTLINHPRPDLNQSWQVVSATHTGRQPGALETAGGGESGTTLHSEFSFIRHNQHWRPAPLAKPVIDGPQIAKVVGPAGEEIFCDQYGRVRLQFPWDRYGKSDDHSSCWIRVTQPWAGQGWGMLAIPRIGQEVVVDFLHGDPDQPIVTGRTYHASNIPPGKLPGSKTQMAFRSKTHKGEGYNELLFEDAKGSELLSLHAQKDMHTKVLNNRDTQVLANHQETVDKNQTLTVKGHQKATVNRTRTDTVGLAYVLTVGGAMNTAVTLSQSEQVGVHKSVIVGHSLSIKAGDVIELQCGASTLRMDKSGKITIQGSEFKFEASGPVQITGKDIDLN, encoded by the coding sequence ATGTCAATCAAGAAGATAAAGAAGAACACCGATAAATTGAAAAAAGGCCAGGCCCTTGTCCGGCAGGGACAGGGCGCGATACAGACCGCGAAACAGGTGGCCGGCAAATTGGCGGGCACCGGCGGCGCTGCCGGGGTCGGGGGCTTAATTCCGGGCGGCGGGTTGACCGGCGGGGCGGGGCTGGCCGCCGGCCAGAGTGGCGCGGCCAAGGCACTGCAACAGGTCAGCCAGTTACTGGGCCTCAGTGCCCCGAGCGGGTTGCAGTTTACCCTGACGGCGGGCAGCCTGCCGCCGCAGACCTTTGTGGTCACCGACTTCGCGCTGACGGAAGGCTTTTCCCGGCCGTTCAGCCTGCAGGTCGGGCTGGCCAGTGCCGACCCGGCCATCGACTTTCCGGCGGTGCTGGACCGGGCGGTGACCCTGACCATCCTGCAGGACGGGGTGGAACAGCGCAGCCTCACCGGCATGGTGGCGCGCTTTGAACAGGGCAACACCGGGCTGCACCAGACCACCTACCAGATGACCATTTACCCGGATTTATGGCGCACCACGCTGCGCCGGAATTCGCGCATTTTCCAGCAGCAGGACATTGCCGCCATTATCACCACCATTCTGAAAGAGCACGGTATCCGTGACGTGGTGTTCAGCCTGCGCCACCCGCACCCGGCACGGGAGTTCTGCGTCCAGTATCAGGAAAGCGATTTTGCCTTCCTGCAACGGCTGACGGCGGAGGAGGGCATCTTCTACTTCTTCGAGTGCGGCAACGGGCGCAACACGCTGGTGTTTGCCGATGACGCCGGCTCGGTGCCGCCGGGCCTCATCCTGCCGTACCAGCCGGGGGATGTCAGCACCACGGGGGAACCGTCGGTGACCAGCCTGACCAGCAGCGCGCAGGTGCGCCCGGCCAAGGTGGAGCTGAAAGATTACACCTTCAAGAACCCGGCGTGGCCGGCGGAATTCAGCCAGCAAATGAAGGACGAGCAGTTGCAGGAAAGTTACTACGAGCACTACGACTACCCCGGCCGCTTCAAGGACGAAGCCCATGGCAAGGCCTTTACCCGTTACCGGCTGGAAGCCCTGCGCAACGACGCGGTGACCGGGCAGGGCCGCGGCCACGCCATTGCGGTGCAGCCGGGCAAACTGTTCACCCTGATAAACCACCCGCGCCCGGACCTGAACCAGTCGTGGCAGGTGGTCAGTGCCACCCACACCGGCCGCCAGCCGGGCGCACTGGAAACGGCGGGCGGCGGCGAGAGCGGCACCACGTTGCACAGCGAGTTCAGCTTTATCCGCCATAACCAGCACTGGCGTCCGGCGCCGCTTGCCAAGCCGGTGATTGACGGCCCGCAGATTGCCAAGGTGGTCGGCCCGGCCGGCGAGGAAATCTTCTGTGACCAGTACGGGCGGGTGCGCCTGCAATTTCCGTGGGACCGGTACGGCAAATCCGACGACCACAGCTCGTGCTGGATACGGGTGACCCAGCCGTGGGCGGGGCAGGGCTGGGGGATGCTCGCCATCCCGCGCATCGGGCAGGAAGTGGTGGTGGACTTCCTGCACGGCGACCCGGACCAGCCCATCGTCACCGGCAGAACTTATCACGCCAGCAATATCCCGCCGGGCAAGCTGCCGGGCAGCAAAACCCAGATGGCCTTCCGCTCCAAGACCCACAAGGGCGAAGGGTATAACGAGCTGCTGTTCGAGGATGCCAAGGGCAGCGAACTGCTGTCGCTGCATGCGCAGAAGGACATGCATACCAAGGTGCTGAATAACCGGGATACGCAGGTGCTGGCCAACCACCAGGAAACCGTGGACAAAAACCAGACCCTCACCGTCAAGGGGCACCAAAAGGCCACGGTCAACCGAACCCGCACCGACACGGTCGGCCTCGCCTATGTCCTGACCGTCGGGGGCGCGATGAACACGGCGGTGACCTTAAGCCAGAGCGAACAGGTGGGGGTCCACAAATCGGTGATAGTCGGCCATAGCCTGTCCATCAAGGCCGGGGATGTGATTGAGCTGCAATGCGGTGCCAGTACCCTGCGCATGGACAAAAGCGGCAAAATCACGATTCAGGGCAGCGAGTTCAAGTTTGAGGCCAGCGGCCCGGTGCAAATCACCGGCAAAGACATTGACCTGAACTAA
- a CDS encoding type VI secretion system ImpA family N-terminal domain-containing protein, whose translation MSAHPDNLIIRAGGSPLNRPEFAVIRDEINKTSHPAQPEVNWPLVESLSLTLFKTNGVDLQTAIYYTLARMQLGGLAGFTEGCELLAGVIVSEWDTLWPPQPAVRTDLLEWFHTRTGSGLRQLDFAAGDLRLIYRAERALQLIIDRLQQSDLKRLPRVENLLWFFQNAAKKLEKPRPAAKPAAPVQMPPLVYLSQSDTEPDTPPPAPRYAPPPEADNPPRVRVQFPAPPPKGLSAWQGFGLGVLLGGAGLGGRLAGVLQAVAAAA comes from the coding sequence ATGAGCGCTCACCCTGACAATCTCATCATCCGGGCGGGCGGCAGTCCGCTGAACCGGCCGGAATTTGCCGTTATCCGCGATGAAATCAACAAAACCAGCCACCCGGCCCAGCCGGAAGTGAACTGGCCGCTGGTGGAGTCGTTGTCCCTGACGCTGTTCAAGACCAACGGGGTCGATTTACAGACCGCGATTTACTACACCCTGGCGCGGATGCAGCTGGGCGGGCTGGCGGGGTTCACCGAGGGGTGTGAACTGCTGGCGGGGGTTATCGTCAGTGAATGGGACACCCTGTGGCCGCCGCAGCCGGCGGTGCGCACCGACCTGCTGGAGTGGTTCCATACCCGCACCGGCAGCGGGCTGCGCCAGCTGGATTTTGCCGCCGGCGACCTGCGGCTGATTTACCGTGCCGAGCGGGCGCTCCAGTTGATTATCGACCGGTTGCAGCAATCCGACCTGAAACGCCTGCCGCGGGTGGAAAACCTGCTGTGGTTCTTCCAGAACGCGGCCAAAAAGCTGGAAAAACCGCGCCCGGCCGCCAAACCGGCGGCGCCGGTGCAGATGCCGCCGCTGGTGTATTTGTCCCAGTCCGACACCGAACCGGACACCCCGCCGCCGGCGCCGCGTTATGCGCCGCCGCCGGAGGCCGATAACCCGCCGCGGGTGCGGGTGCAGTTCCCGGCACCGCCGCCGAAAGGCCTCAGTGCCTGGCAGGGCTTTGGCCTCGGTGTGTTGTTGGGGGGGGCTGGTCTTGGTGGGCGGCTGGCTGGGGTTTTACAAGCCGTTGCAGCAGCAGCTTAA
- a CDS encoding DUF2169 family type VI secretion system accessory protein, giving the protein MEFRNLTPFAVMNYSMLDVEDAEHHVAVMKIGYQLMPDRAGQCTAELLPAPPLCVQDEYRGRMNASPVLQESDLAPFKPRCDIIVNGTAYAPDGQPCTEMPVSLTVTDRQGQTLLDKTLAVSGEREFIRDPRGHWQLTAPQPFTTLPLDYRYAFGGECRIQAGDKAGDRLNDGDRLTPAQRRQHPDGEHAPVAHAACDTNPLGTGFVTPWYAQARQITRYPAPRITAPEAPFTAQHFSAQLAGTLLPDTPACRPQGFGLVGRAWTPRRQLAGTYDDDWLTHRHPYLPKDFDFRYWNGAPADQQIDWPGTDITLTLNGLTPGGHLHVTLPGHRPFILLRMQNGALLPVPMRLDTLILDSEAMTLHLTCRLNVKADLPVRVAEARFEIDPDAPLLKLARREEEKKDG; this is encoded by the coding sequence ATGGAATTTCGTAACCTGACCCCGTTTGCGGTCATGAATTACTCCATGCTGGATGTGGAGGATGCCGAGCACCATGTGGCGGTGATGAAAATCGGCTACCAGCTGATGCCGGACCGGGCCGGGCAGTGCACCGCCGAACTGCTGCCCGCGCCGCCCCTGTGCGTGCAGGATGAATACCGCGGGCGGATGAATGCCTCGCCGGTGTTGCAGGAGAGTGACCTCGCGCCGTTTAAGCCGCGCTGTGACATTATCGTTAACGGCACGGCTTACGCGCCGGACGGCCAGCCCTGTACCGAAATGCCGGTCAGCCTGACGGTCACCGACCGGCAGGGCCAGACCCTGCTCGACAAAACCCTGGCCGTGAGCGGGGAACGGGAATTTATCCGTGACCCCCGCGGTCACTGGCAACTGACGGCCCCGCAACCCTTTACAACCCTGCCGCTGGATTACCGCTACGCCTTTGGCGGCGAATGCAGGATTCAGGCCGGGGATAAGGCGGGCGACCGCCTTAACGACGGTGACCGGCTGACCCCGGCACAGCGCCGGCAGCACCCGGACGGGGAACATGCCCCCGTTGCCCATGCCGCCTGCGACACCAATCCGCTGGGCACCGGGTTTGTCACGCCGTGGTACGCACAGGCCAGGCAAATCACCCGTTACCCGGCCCCGCGCATCACCGCACCGGAGGCACCCTTTACCGCGCAACATTTTTCCGCCCAACTGGCGGGCACCTTATTGCCGGATACCCCGGCCTGCCGGCCACAAGGCTTCGGCCTGGTCGGCCGGGCGTGGACCCCGCGCCGCCAGCTCGCCGGCACGTATGATGATGACTGGCTCACCCACCGCCACCCTTACCTGCCGAAAGACTTCGACTTCCGCTACTGGAACGGCGCCCCGGCCGACCAGCAAATTGACTGGCCGGGCACCGATATTACCCTCACGTTAAATGGCCTGACCCCCGGCGGCCACCTGCACGTCACCCTGCCGGGGCACCGGCCGTTTATTTTGCTGCGGATGCAAAACGGCGCCCTGCTGCCGGTGCCGATGCGCCTTGATACGCTCATTCTTGACAGCGAGGCGATGACACTGCATCTCACCTGCCGGCTGAATGTTAAGGCTGACCTGCCGGTGCGGGTGGCGGAGGCGCGGTTTGAAATCGACCCCGATGCCCCGCTGCTCAAACTGGCCCGACGGGAAGAGGAGAAAAAAGATGGCTGA
- a CDS encoding VasL domain-containing protein yields MGGWLGFYKPLQQQLNAITAQPAGARLAWLYRPELASYAGQLERLAETSPLVTWEAARALTAAAAQHWPDSPVQRQATRQWEQAMTARIDSVPLAGGWHTTHDRLTQLADKILLQERTRGSFTLSYLKTAVYDIQRSHGSEVPLEELLRQLGVHAANGEAAPPVLLKGIDDRFNALLGRYDRLRQATEHPTEHHKPAAPADGGQ; encoded by the coding sequence GTGGGCGGCTGGCTGGGGTTTTACAAGCCGTTGCAGCAGCAGCTTAACGCCATCACCGCCCAGCCGGCAGGGGCGCGGCTGGCGTGGCTTTACCGGCCTGAACTGGCCAGTTATGCCGGCCAGCTTGAGCGGCTGGCCGAGACGTCGCCGTTGGTCACCTGGGAGGCGGCCCGCGCCCTGACCGCGGCGGCGGCACAGCACTGGCCGGATTCGCCGGTGCAGCGGCAGGCCACCCGGCAGTGGGAACAGGCGATGACCGCCCGGATTGACAGCGTGCCGCTGGCCGGCGGCTGGCACACCACCCACGACCGGCTGACACAACTGGCGGACAAAATTTTGTTGCAGGAGCGCACCCGGGGCAGCTTCACGCTCTCCTACCTGAAAACCGCCGTCTACGATATCCAGCGTAGCCACGGCAGTGAGGTGCCGCTGGAAGAACTGCTGCGCCAGCTGGGCGTCCATGCGGCGAACGGGGAGGCCGCGCCGCCGGTGTTGCTCAAGGGCATCGATGACCGCTTTAACGCCCTGCTGGGCCGCTATGACCGGCTGCGGCAGGCGACCGAACACCCCACCGAACATCATAAACCCGCCGCCCCCGCGGACGGCGGGCAGTAA
- a CDS encoding SymE family type I addiction module toxin — MANAHSNAETCIYKISQPERYQKVVYRPKGPNRTIPAINLSGNWLSEAGFSVNDPLKIRVMPGCLIITAQNLHTLWHCLKSMNQGEWDDIAVVDWLRQFPGELKKTPLGKPR; from the coding sequence ATGGCTAACGCGCATTCTAATGCAGAAACCTGCATTTACAAAATTTCCCAACCCGAACGATATCAGAAAGTCGTTTACCGCCCGAAAGGACCTAACCGCACCATTCCTGCCATCAACTTAAGTGGCAACTGGCTTAGTGAAGCCGGATTTTCTGTCAATGATCCGTTAAAAATCAGGGTGATGCCGGGATGTTTGATTATCACCGCCCAAAACTTACATACCCTGTGGCACTGCCTCAAAAGCATGAATCAAGGCGAGTGGGATGATATTGCCGTCGTCGATTGGTTGCGGCAATTTCCCGGTGAGTTGAAGAAAACACCACTGGGAAAACCCCGTTAA
- a CDS encoding SymE family type I addiction module toxin, whose amino-acid sequence MDLHFSSHLAELPECVISGNTLNQIGFSADALFHITQFANGLMLSLIEQGTEPDLATLFHNTENHPYQGIDWVRENGELYLAGDWLTESGLLDHPVTLETAYGLIVLRAELPVLLA is encoded by the coding sequence ATGGATCTTCATTTTTCATCTCATCTTGCTGAATTGCCGGAATGTGTGATCAGTGGCAACACGCTTAATCAAATTGGTTTTTCGGCCGATGCGCTGTTTCATATCACACAATTTGCCAACGGCTTGATGCTGTCACTGATTGAGCAAGGAACCGAACCGGATCTCGCCACGCTGTTCCACAATACTGAAAACCACCCTTATCAGGGGATCGATTGGGTACGCGAAAATGGTGAGCTTTATCTGGCGGGTGACTGGCTGACAGAAAGCGGCTTATTGGATCACCCCGTGACGCTGGAGACAGCCTATGGCTTGATTGTACTGCGTGCTGAACTGCCGGTATTATTGGCCTGA